A portion of the Pseudomonas sp. GR 6-02 genome contains these proteins:
- the pcaH gene encoding protocatechuate 3,4-dioxygenase subunit beta, translating into MTDKPGYRRPQAGTQPEYLHPPYQSTNLRSPSKPLVFLPHSLSEITGPTIGAERIQERDNDLTAQHSGEPLGERIIIHGRVLDEDGLPVPGILVEIWQANAAGRYNHARDLHDAPMDPNFTGTGCTVTDADGWYQFQTIKPGAYPWGNHHNAWRPAHVHFSLFGPSILTRLVTQMYFPGDPLLAYDPIYNCVPDTSAKERLIASFDLEKTIPSYALAYRWDIVLRGRDATPMEK; encoded by the coding sequence ATGACTGACAAACCAGGTTACCGTCGCCCGCAGGCGGGCACTCAGCCGGAATACCTGCACCCTCCTTATCAATCCACCAACCTTCGCTCGCCGTCCAAGCCGTTGGTGTTTTTGCCTCATTCGCTGTCGGAAATCACCGGCCCGACCATCGGCGCCGAGCGTATTCAGGAGCGGGACAACGACTTGACCGCCCAGCACTCGGGCGAGCCATTGGGTGAACGGATCATCATCCACGGCCGTGTGCTGGATGAAGACGGTCTGCCGGTGCCGGGCATTCTGGTGGAGATCTGGCAGGCCAACGCCGCCGGTCGTTACAACCATGCCCGCGATCTGCACGACGCACCGATGGACCCGAACTTCACCGGTACCGGCTGCACCGTGACTGACGCCGATGGCTGGTACCAGTTCCAGACCATCAAGCCTGGCGCCTACCCGTGGGGTAACCACCACAATGCCTGGCGTCCGGCGCACGTCCATTTCTCCCTGTTCGGACCGAGCATTCTGACGCGCCTGGTGACCCAGATGTATTTCCCGGGTGACCCGTTGCTGGCCTACGACCCGATCTACAACTGCGTGCCCGATACCAGCGCCAAAGAGCGTCTGATCGCCAGTTTCGATCTGGAAAAAACCATCCCTTCCTATGCCCTCGCTTATCGTTGGGACATCGTTTTGCGCGGCCGCGACGCCACGCCGATGGAGAAATAA